A portion of the Blautia hansenii DSM 20583 genome contains these proteins:
- a CDS encoding N-acetylmuramoyl-L-alanine amidase family protein produces the protein MKITKKGVLITIPVFLTGSFLIAAPQYGFMLVKHSMISYENEKEAKKEDHWIYNENGRRFVYHDGSVIQNDSQVLDGIMYYFDGKGYVKTGWVQDKGQIFYRNPDGSPVIGWFTDDSGTYYLNENGSPAIGWTDIDGQHYYFKENGAAATGMTEVDGVQYLFNEDGTVSAGWGLKDDKYYYRDEYGAISYGWEYIDGQYYFFREDGTMATGWITDGGERYYLNTDGSMVKNAWINQDGQKHFVGADGKEEKGWVSISGKYYFLTEEGIVGQPGWLKQDGKWYFVNQDGSARTGLFEENGKWHYLTEQGELKEGWILSNGKYYYLANSKLMTGWRKIDGKQYYFHEDGVMATGWITIDGKSYYLNEDGSLNIHVQE, from the coding sequence ATGAAAATTACCAAAAAAGGAGTTCTCATTACAATTCCTGTTTTTCTAACAGGTTCTTTTCTTATTGCAGCTCCTCAGTATGGATTTATGCTGGTGAAGCATTCCATGATCAGTTATGAAAATGAGAAAGAGGCGAAGAAAGAAGACCACTGGATTTACAATGAAAACGGACGCCGTTTCGTATACCATGATGGTTCTGTTATTCAGAATGACAGTCAGGTATTGGATGGAATTATGTACTATTTTGATGGGAAAGGCTATGTAAAAACAGGTTGGGTACAGGATAAAGGACAGATTTTTTATAGAAATCCGGATGGCTCTCCTGTAATAGGCTGGTTTACAGATGACAGCGGTACGTATTATCTGAATGAAAATGGTTCACCGGCAATCGGCTGGACAGATATAGACGGACAGCATTACTATTTTAAAGAAAACGGTGCGGCAGCTACGGGAATGACAGAGGTAGATGGTGTTCAGTATCTTTTTAACGAGGATGGAACCGTGTCAGCTGGATGGGGTTTAAAGGATGATAAGTATTATTATCGAGATGAATACGGAGCAATCTCTTATGGCTGGGAATATATAGACGGACAGTATTATTTTTTCCGTGAAGACGGAACAATGGCTACGGGCTGGATTACGGACGGCGGTGAAAGATATTATTTGAACACGGACGGTTCTATGGTAAAAAATGCTTGGATTAATCAGGATGGACAAAAGCATTTTGTAGGGGCGGACGGAAAAGAGGAAAAAGGCTGGGTTTCTATAAGCGGAAAATATTATTTTCTTACAGAAGAGGGCATTGTAGGACAACCGGGTTGGTTAAAACAGGATGGCAAGTGGTATTTTGTCAATCAGGACGGAAGTGCCAGAACAGGTTTGTTTGAAGAAAATGGTAAATGGCATTATCTTACAGAACAGGGCGAATTGAAAGAGGGCTGGATTTTGTCAAATGGAAAATATTATTATCTTGCAAATTCTAAGCTTATGACAGGCTGGAGGAAGATTGACGGTAAGCAGTATTATTTCCACGAAGACGGAGTTATGGCCACAGGCTGGATCACCATTGACGGAAAATCTTATTATTTGAATGAGGACGGAAGTCTGAATATACACGTACAGGAGTGA
- a CDS encoding SH3 domain-containing protein has translation MLDNFREWLSDNLRYILLGLAILAVLLLLFFGIKAITGNSSDKKENEPAKKTEQKKESTDSEKTDEDKSEKEDENALEKNAYPEVNALIESFYSAWGKKDIAQMKELTDNFNATDETKVTNATYIESYENITVYTKKGLDENSYVVFAAYDLKFKDIATPAPGLSELYVYKNEAGKYVIQNDDTNAEVQECIEKTRQEKDVTGLIAEIEEKLNVAMASDDTLKKFEEELGEKVNTAQMADNGDMLTAKESCNVRSDANTNAEILGKLQAGEQVKKLENASDNWIKVEYKGQEAYVFGDLVQ, from the coding sequence ATGTTAGACAATTTCAGAGAATGGCTCTCGGATAATCTGAGGTATATTCTTCTGGGTCTGGCAATTCTGGCGGTTCTGTTGCTGTTATTTTTTGGAATAAAAGCAATAACGGGAAATTCTTCTGATAAAAAGGAAAATGAACCGGCAAAGAAAACAGAACAAAAGAAAGAGTCCACAGATTCCGAAAAAACAGATGAGGACAAGTCTGAAAAGGAAGATGAGAATGCTCTTGAAAAGAATGCGTATCCTGAAGTAAATGCCTTAATTGAGTCGTTTTACTCTGCTTGGGGAAAGAAAGACATTGCCCAGATGAAAGAGTTGACGGATAATTTTAATGCAACTGATGAAACAAAAGTGACAAATGCTACTTATATTGAGTCTTATGAAAATATAACAGTGTATACAAAGAAAGGACTTGATGAAAACAGTTATGTAGTATTTGCAGCTTATGATTTGAAATTTAAAGATATTGCCACACCGGCTCCCGGCTTGTCTGAGCTGTATGTTTATAAGAATGAAGCAGGAAAATACGTTATCCAGAATGATGATACAAATGCTGAAGTTCAGGAATGTATTGAAAAGACAAGACAGGAAAAGGATGTAACAGGGCTTATTGCAGAAATAGAAGAAAAATTGAATGTAGCAATGGCTTCTGACGATACCTTGAAGAAATTTGAAGAAGAGCTGGGCGAAAAAGTCAATACAGCACAGATGGCTGATAATGGCGATATGCTCACAGCAAAGGAAAGCTGTAATGTACGTTCTGATGCAAATACAAACGCTGAAATTTTAGGAAAATTACAGGCAGGGGAGCAGGTTAAGAAACTGGAAAATGCGTCAGATAATTGGATAAAGGTAGAATATAAAGGGCAGGAGGCCTATGTATTCGGTGATTTAGTTCAGTAA